In Deinococcus gobiensis I-0, one genomic interval encodes:
- the cobU gene encoding bifunctional adenosylcobinamide kinase/adenosylcobinamide-phosphate guanylyltransferase produces the protein MIVYVSGGARSGKSRFAEAYAARPGKDVTYLATAQAFDDEMRERIARHRGDRPAAWHTAEEPLDVAQAARNVQTPTLLLDCLSLWVSNLLLAGESEDRMLAATDDLLAALRERGGLSVLVSNEVGLGIVPDNALARTYRDALGRVNQRVAAASDEAYLLVSGLPLQLKGQP, from the coding sequence GCCTACGCCGCCCGCCCCGGCAAAGACGTGACCTACCTCGCCACCGCGCAGGCCTTCGACGACGAGATGCGGGAGCGCATCGCCCGGCACAGAGGCGACCGCCCCGCCGCCTGGCACACCGCCGAGGAACCCCTGGACGTGGCCCAGGCCGCCCGGAATGTCCAGACGCCCACGCTGCTGCTCGACTGCCTGAGTCTGTGGGTCAGCAACCTGCTGCTGGCCGGAGAATCCGAAGACCGGATGCTCGCCGCCACCGACGACCTGCTCGCGGCGCTGCGTGAACGCGGCGGCCTGTCCGTCCTCGTGAGCAACGAGGTCGGCCTGGGCATCGTGCCCGACAACGCCCTGGCGCGGACCTACCGCGACGCGCTGGGCCGCGTGAACCAGCGCGTCGCCGCCGCGAGCGACGAGGCGTATCTGCTCGTCAGCGGCCTGCCGCTGCAACTCAAAGGACAACCATGA